A portion of the Micromonospora vinacea genome contains these proteins:
- a CDS encoding serine/threonine-protein kinase has protein sequence MTQIPTWSGGPVSPANGRAAPGTTIGGRYSLRSSVGNGGMGTVWRATDTLLRRDVAVKEVVLPPGLAPSDRDAMYERTLREARAAAAIQHPAVVQVYDVVTEAGRPWIVMELLDARSLADMVIEDGPVAPRAVAKIGIALLGALEVAHAIGVLHRDVKPANVLICTDGRCVLTDFGVARMPTDVQLTTPGMVLGSPHFISPERAMGQEFGPPSDLFSLGVTLYTAVEGRPPFDKGDPIETMHAVVEDPPAPPQRSGPLTRVLMGLLEKDPARRLDVHTSRAMLRELLAGPLGSTATAVHSVTDPYAVVPVQQRPIPVLPPPQPEPKPDSQIGGKAMLAPGESLTDRLAALRRGERPQAAPPAGTTGGLDETSADALAGPLHTPTGAMPAPGRPAAGRTYGGNADATQRVDAGGHPDATQRVSYGSPADATQQVGYGGAPEATQRIGGTYGGGNQWSVPGTGQPWATAPAASGGSALDKVRATGGQLVTTVKGWPRKVQLAAAGGLVVVLLLTAVALSGGEDAPPNTPAAQPSASAPAAPTLEMQEHTARGIQVMVPKGWKKATGGSYTDYIDPADSGRKVRIITEKWTSSSTRWAETAENGLKTRSTSCVKPYNQISSAETELASKPAAEFEYTCGEGDAMRHGVWRGVAQDGKAYSFYLTATDAKFAESKPIFDEMARTFQLTGNG, from the coding sequence GTGACTCAGATCCCGACGTGGAGCGGCGGACCAGTTAGTCCCGCCAACGGACGAGCGGCGCCCGGCACCACCATTGGTGGCCGGTACTCGCTGCGGTCCTCGGTGGGCAACGGCGGCATGGGCACGGTGTGGCGCGCCACAGACACACTGCTGCGCCGTGACGTGGCGGTGAAGGAGGTCGTCCTGCCCCCGGGGCTGGCCCCCAGCGACCGCGACGCGATGTACGAACGCACCCTGCGCGAGGCCCGCGCCGCCGCCGCCATCCAGCACCCCGCGGTGGTGCAGGTGTACGACGTGGTCACCGAGGCCGGTCGGCCGTGGATCGTGATGGAACTGCTGGACGCCCGCAGCCTCGCCGACATGGTGATCGAGGACGGGCCTGTCGCGCCCCGCGCCGTCGCCAAGATCGGCATCGCGCTGCTGGGCGCGTTGGAGGTCGCGCACGCGATCGGCGTGCTGCACCGCGACGTCAAACCCGCCAACGTGCTGATCTGCACCGACGGGCGCTGCGTGCTGACCGACTTCGGGGTCGCCCGGATGCCCACCGACGTGCAGCTCACCACCCCCGGCATGGTGCTCGGCTCACCGCACTTCATCTCGCCCGAGCGGGCCATGGGCCAGGAGTTCGGCCCGCCCAGCGACCTCTTCTCACTGGGTGTGACGCTCTACACGGCGGTCGAGGGGCGGCCCCCGTTCGACAAGGGCGACCCGATCGAGACCATGCACGCCGTGGTGGAGGACCCACCCGCCCCGCCGCAGCGCAGCGGCCCGCTGACCCGGGTGCTGATGGGCCTGCTGGAGAAGGACCCCGCGCGCCGGCTCGACGTGCACACCTCCCGGGCCATGCTGCGCGAGCTGCTCGCCGGCCCGCTGGGCAGCACGGCGACGGCCGTGCACTCGGTCACCGACCCGTACGCCGTGGTGCCGGTGCAGCAGCGTCCCATTCCCGTCCTCCCGCCGCCCCAGCCGGAGCCGAAGCCGGACAGCCAGATCGGTGGCAAGGCGATGCTGGCCCCGGGTGAGTCCCTGACCGACCGGCTGGCCGCGCTGCGCCGCGGCGAACGCCCACAGGCGGCTCCCCCGGCCGGCACCACCGGGGGCCTCGACGAGACCAGCGCCGACGCGTTGGCCGGTCCACTGCACACGCCGACCGGCGCGATGCCGGCACCTGGCCGACCGGCGGCCGGGCGCACCTACGGCGGCAACGCGGACGCCACCCAACGGGTGGACGCCGGCGGGCACCCCGACGCCACCCAGCGGGTCAGCTACGGCAGCCCGGCCGACGCCACCCAGCAGGTCGGGTACGGCGGCGCACCGGAGGCCACCCAGCGCATCGGCGGCACCTACGGCGGCGGCAACCAGTGGTCGGTGCCGGGCACCGGCCAGCCCTGGGCCACCGCACCCGCCGCTTCGGGCGGCAGCGCGCTGGACAAGGTCCGGGCCACCGGTGGTCAGCTCGTCACCACGGTCAAGGGCTGGCCGCGCAAGGTGCAGCTCGCCGCGGCCGGCGGGCTGGTCGTGGTGCTGCTGCTCACCGCTGTGGCGCTCTCCGGCGGCGAGGACGCCCCGCCGAACACCCCCGCGGCGCAGCCCAGCGCGTCCGCCCCGGCGGCACCCACGCTCGAGATGCAGGAGCACACCGCCCGCGGGATCCAGGTCATGGTGCCGAAGGGCTGGAAGAAGGCCACCGGCGGCTCGTACACCGACTACATCGACCCGGCGGACAGCGGCCGCAAGGTCCGCATCATCACCGAGAAGTGGACAAGCAGCTCCACCCGGTGGGCCGAGACGGCCGAGAACGGCCTCAAGACCCGGAGCACCTCCTGCGTCAAGCCGTACAACCAGATCTCCTCCGCCGAGACGGAGTTGGCCAGCAAGCCGGCCGCCGAATTCGAGTACACCTGCGGCGAGGGTGACGCGATGCGGCACGGCGTCTGGCGGGGCGTGGCGCAGGACGGCAAGGCGTACTCGTTCTACCTCACCGCCACGGACGCCAAGTTCGCGGAGAGCAAGCCGATCTTCGACGAGATGGCGCGGACGTTCCAGCTCACCGGGAACGGCTGA
- a CDS encoding acyl-CoA mutase large subunit family protein: protein MNQRRSSESGFPINGVYTEADLPEDLDSRLGSPGEFPYTRGVYPTMYTSRPWTMRQYAGFGTATESNARYHQLLRAGTMGLSVAFDLPTQMGYDSDEPIAHGEVGKVGVAIDSIEDMRLLFADIPLDKVSTSMTINAPGSVLLLLYQLVAEENGVPGTALNGTIQNDILKEYIARGTYIFPPKPSLRLVADTFAYCRKEVPKWNTISISGYHMAEAGATPAQEIAFTLANGVEYVRAALAAGLAVDDFAPRLSFFFVARTTLLEEVAKFRAARRIWARLMRDDFGAKDPKSMMLRFHTQTAGVQLTAQQPEVNLVRVAVQGLAAVLGGTQSLHTNSFDEAIALPTEKAARLALRTQQVLAYETDLTATVDPFAGSYVVEAMTAEIEAAAVELMERVADHGSAVDAIEAGFQKREIEQSAYRIAQEIDSGERVVVGLNRFTVDEEEPYEPLRVDPTIEAAQAERLARLRAERDADAVARALADLRAAAEGTDNVLYPMKEALRARATVGEVCGTLREVWGLYRPTDRF from the coding sequence ATGAACCAACGGCGGTCAAGTGAGTCCGGTTTCCCGATCAACGGCGTCTACACGGAGGCCGACCTTCCGGAGGACCTGGACTCCCGGCTCGGCAGCCCGGGCGAGTTCCCGTACACCCGGGGTGTCTACCCCACCATGTACACCTCCCGCCCGTGGACGATGCGCCAGTACGCCGGCTTCGGTACCGCCACCGAGTCCAACGCGCGGTACCACCAGCTGTTGCGGGCCGGCACGATGGGTCTCTCGGTCGCGTTCGACCTGCCGACCCAGATGGGCTACGACTCCGACGAACCGATCGCGCACGGTGAGGTCGGCAAGGTGGGCGTCGCCATCGACTCCATCGAGGACATGCGGCTGCTCTTCGCCGACATCCCGCTGGACAAGGTGTCCACCTCGATGACCATCAACGCGCCCGGCTCGGTGCTGCTGCTGCTCTACCAGCTCGTCGCCGAGGAGAACGGCGTGCCGGGCACGGCACTCAACGGCACCATCCAGAACGACATCCTCAAGGAGTACATCGCCCGGGGGACGTACATCTTCCCGCCGAAGCCGTCGCTGCGCCTGGTGGCCGACACGTTCGCGTACTGCCGCAAGGAGGTGCCGAAGTGGAACACCATCTCCATCTCCGGCTACCACATGGCGGAGGCCGGCGCGACGCCCGCGCAGGAGATCGCGTTCACCCTGGCCAACGGTGTGGAGTACGTGCGGGCGGCGCTGGCCGCCGGGCTCGCCGTCGACGACTTCGCGCCCCGGCTGTCGTTCTTCTTCGTGGCCCGCACCACGCTGCTGGAGGAGGTGGCGAAGTTCCGCGCGGCCCGGCGGATCTGGGCCCGCCTGATGCGTGACGACTTCGGCGCCAAGGACCCGAAGTCGATGATGCTGCGGTTCCACACCCAGACCGCCGGCGTGCAACTGACCGCGCAGCAGCCGGAGGTGAACCTGGTCCGGGTGGCGGTGCAGGGGTTGGCCGCCGTGCTCGGCGGCACCCAGTCGCTGCACACCAACAGCTTCGACGAGGCGATCGCGCTGCCCACCGAGAAGGCGGCCCGGCTCGCACTGCGTACCCAGCAGGTGCTGGCCTACGAGACGGACCTGACCGCCACCGTCGACCCGTTCGCCGGCTCGTACGTGGTGGAGGCGATGACCGCCGAGATCGAGGCCGCCGCCGTCGAGTTGATGGAGCGGGTGGCCGACCACGGCTCGGCGGTGGACGCGATCGAGGCCGGGTTCCAGAAGCGGGAGATCGAGCAGTCCGCGTACCGGATCGCCCAGGAGATCGACTCGGGGGAGCGGGTGGTGGTCGGGCTCAACCGGTTCACCGTGGACGAGGAGGAGCCGTACGAGCCGCTGCGCGTCGACCCGACGATCGAGGCGGCCCAGGCCGAGCGGCTGGCCCGGCTGCGCGCCGAGCGGGACGCCGACGCTGTGGCGCGGGCGCTCGCCGATCTCCGGGCCGCCGCCGAGGGCACTGACAACGTGCTGTATCCGATGAAGGAGGCGCTGCGGGCCCGGGCGACGGTGGGCGAGGTCTGCGGGACGCTGCGTGAGGTGTGGGGGCTGTACCGGCCCACCGACCGCTTCTGA
- a CDS encoding amidohydrolase, protein MTSALTLPTSGQLASSWPETPPGSQPLPRELDHLLALRVPGLIATRRHLHSHPELSGNEFETAALIARELSLAGLNPRLLPKGNGVICDVNGVPDGPVVALRADIDALPLDDPKDVPYRSTVEGVCHACGHDVHTSILLGVGMLLAQLADLGELDGRVRLIFQPAEEILPCGSLEVIEAGGLDDVVQIFALHCDPNLPVGKVGLRVGPITAAADNVTVRLSGPGGHTARPHLTVDMVDALGRLITEVPALVSRRVPANSGLLLVFGHASAGTRYNVIPSEASASGTLRVMDRDTWERAPKIVAQVVRDVIAPTGATVDLEYLRGRPPVCNDSRAIQVLTAATAAALGPDGIAETPQSMGGEDFSWYLEYVPGALARLGVGRSGPNVDLHRASFDVDERAIAVGVRVMVQTALRALAAAR, encoded by the coding sequence GTGACGAGTGCGTTGACGCTGCCCACAAGTGGCCAGCTGGCGTCGTCCTGGCCGGAGACGCCACCGGGATCCCAGCCCCTGCCCCGCGAGCTGGACCACCTTCTCGCGCTCCGGGTACCGGGGCTGATCGCTACGCGCCGTCACCTCCACTCGCACCCTGAGCTCTCCGGCAACGAGTTCGAGACGGCCGCGCTGATCGCCCGGGAGCTGTCGCTGGCCGGGTTGAACCCGCGCCTGCTGCCCAAGGGCAACGGCGTGATCTGCGACGTCAACGGCGTGCCGGACGGCCCGGTCGTGGCGCTGCGCGCCGACATCGACGCCCTGCCGCTCGACGATCCCAAGGACGTCCCGTACCGGTCGACAGTGGAGGGCGTCTGCCACGCCTGCGGGCACGACGTGCACACCTCGATCCTGCTCGGCGTCGGCATGCTGCTGGCCCAGCTCGCCGACCTCGGCGAGCTGGACGGCCGGGTCCGGCTCATCTTCCAGCCGGCCGAGGAGATCCTGCCCTGCGGTTCGCTGGAGGTCATCGAGGCCGGCGGCCTGGACGACGTGGTGCAGATCTTCGCGCTGCACTGCGACCCGAACCTGCCGGTGGGCAAGGTCGGCCTGCGGGTCGGCCCGATCACCGCGGCCGCCGACAACGTGACCGTCCGGCTGTCCGGCCCGGGCGGGCACACCGCCCGCCCGCACCTGACCGTCGACATGGTCGACGCGCTCGGTCGGCTGATCACCGAGGTGCCCGCCCTGGTCAGCCGCCGGGTGCCGGCCAACAGCGGCCTGCTGTTGGTCTTCGGCCACGCCTCGGCCGGCACCCGCTACAACGTCATCCCGTCCGAGGCCAGCGCCTCCGGCACCCTCCGGGTGATGGACCGCGACACCTGGGAGCGGGCTCCCAAGATCGTCGCTCAGGTGGTGCGGGACGTGATCGCACCGACCGGCGCCACTGTCGACCTGGAATACCTGCGCGGCCGGCCGCCGGTGTGCAACGACTCCCGTGCCATCCAGGTGCTGACCGCCGCCACCGCCGCCGCGCTCGGCCCGGACGGGATCGCCGAGACACCGCAGAGCATGGGCGGCGAGGACTTCTCCTGGTACCTGGAGTACGTCCCCGGCGCCCTCGCCCGGCTCGGCGTGGGTCGCTCCGGCCCCAACGTCGACCTGCACCGCGCGAGCTTCGACGTGGACGAGCGGGCCATCGCGGTGGGCGTCCGCGTCATGGTGCAGACCGCGCTGCGGGCACTGGCGGCGGCGCGCTGA
- a CDS encoding DUF4349 domain-containing protein, with protein sequence MTTMGAGMDGQVGRRRSALLAATTLAAALALTGCGAGDSGSKDTAGSAAEAPAANGGEAGRDAAAGAPEGAGAGAPDLRVDQRAIIYTGTMRVQVDDVDSAAREATAVVTRAGGFVGGDQRRSADDDDAVAELELRVPAAKFTDVVEEMAKLGRQQSREIDTQDVTEETVDLDARIASQRARVESARRLLARASSITDLVSLENELGRREADLASLEAKKRRLADLTALSTITVSLAGPRAKATEEKAETGFLVGLRGGWKAFVVSMTVLLTVLGALLPWLVALGVPLAVLLVVLRRRRKAPALVAPVSAPPPVPAARSAP encoded by the coding sequence TTGACGACGATGGGAGCGGGGATGGACGGACAGGTGGGACGACGCCGCAGTGCGCTGCTGGCGGCGACGACACTGGCGGCGGCGTTGGCGCTGACGGGATGCGGTGCCGGCGACAGCGGGTCGAAGGACACCGCTGGCTCGGCGGCAGAGGCGCCAGCGGCCAACGGTGGCGAGGCGGGCCGGGACGCCGCCGCCGGCGCACCGGAGGGGGCCGGGGCCGGAGCACCGGACCTGCGGGTCGACCAGCGGGCGATCATCTACACCGGAACGATGCGGGTGCAGGTGGACGATGTGGACTCGGCCGCCCGCGAGGCCACCGCCGTGGTCACCCGGGCCGGTGGCTTCGTCGGCGGCGACCAGCGGCGCAGTGCCGACGACGACGACGCGGTGGCGGAGCTGGAGCTACGGGTGCCGGCGGCGAAGTTCACCGACGTGGTGGAGGAGATGGCGAAGCTCGGTCGGCAGCAGAGCCGGGAGATCGACACTCAGGACGTCACCGAGGAGACCGTCGACCTGGACGCCCGGATCGCCAGCCAGCGCGCGCGGGTGGAGAGCGCCCGCCGGTTGCTGGCCCGGGCTTCCTCGATCACCGACCTGGTGTCGCTGGAGAACGAGTTGGGTCGCCGGGAGGCCGACCTGGCATCGCTGGAGGCCAAGAAGCGACGCCTGGCCGACCTGACCGCCCTCTCCACGATCACCGTGTCGCTGGCCGGGCCGAGGGCGAAGGCCACCGAGGAGAAGGCCGAGACCGGCTTCCTGGTCGGACTCAGGGGCGGTTGGAAGGCGTTCGTCGTCTCGATGACCGTCCTGCTCACGGTGCTGGGCGCGTTGCTGCCCTGGCTGGTGGCGCTCGGCGTACCGCTGGCGGTGCTGCTTGTGGTGTTGCGCCGGCGGCGCAAGGCCCCGGCTCTGGTCGCGCCGGTCAGCGCGCCGCCGCCAGTGCCCGCAGCGCGGTCTGCACCATGA
- a CDS encoding MBL fold metallo-hydrolase, with product MRLTKYAHSCLRVEHDGGVLVVDPGVFGDAEAALDGADAVLITHQHPDHLDLAAVRLQLDRQPFPIHGPASLADTLGDAADVLRPVSVGESFTAAGVAVRAYGGRHAVIHPDIPVIDNLGYLINDVVYHPGDSLVVPDETPVDTLFAPIHAPWSKFSEVVDFIRAVAPRRAYAVHDALLNDNGLGVLDRQYTALSGTEYQRLEPGSRVDV from the coding sequence ATGCGGCTCACCAAGTACGCCCACTCCTGTCTCCGGGTGGAACACGACGGGGGAGTGCTCGTCGTCGACCCCGGGGTGTTCGGCGACGCCGAGGCGGCGCTGGACGGTGCGGACGCGGTGCTGATCACCCACCAACACCCCGACCACCTCGACCTGGCAGCGGTACGCCTTCAGCTCGACCGGCAACCGTTCCCGATCCACGGGCCCGCCTCGCTCGCCGACACCCTGGGCGACGCGGCGGACGTGCTGCGCCCGGTCAGCGTCGGTGAGTCATTCACCGCCGCCGGGGTCGCCGTGCGCGCGTACGGGGGGCGGCACGCCGTGATCCACCCCGACATCCCGGTGATCGACAACCTCGGTTACCTGATCAACGACGTGGTCTACCACCCGGGCGACTCCCTGGTGGTGCCCGACGAGACACCCGTCGACACGCTCTTCGCGCCGATCCACGCCCCCTGGTCGAAGTTCTCCGAGGTGGTCGACTTCATCCGCGCGGTCGCACCGCGGCGCGCGTACGCAGTGCACGACGCGTTGCTCAACGACAACGGGCTGGGCGTGCTCGACAGGCAGTACACAGCGCTGTCCGGCACCGAGTACCAGCGACTGGAGCCCGGTAGCCGGGTGGACGTCTGA
- a CDS encoding SCO6745 family protein, whose protein sequence is MTPEQVAAASKPVVLDLGDAFSRDPTTLRRARLLGISGWAFYISGRAGALGGVRAETAAAALGFIAPDAVADGWDAAARVVPPFEVAAASLAECCRWGAQQLGPLPGTERLSALVERAVVAAEASGMPLFAAWRAMPLPDLSPGARSAAGLRLLREHFTGAYLLAVRAAGMTPLEAVLAGPEGEAGAVACGWQPPYPPIGPLVRRRLWAEAVTNRLAAPAFTALGPADGAELVELLHRTRVELG, encoded by the coding sequence GTGACTCCGGAGCAGGTCGCGGCCGCCAGTAAGCCCGTCGTGCTCGACCTGGGCGACGCCTTCAGCCGGGACCCGACCACGTTGCGCCGGGCCCGACTGCTGGGCATCTCCGGCTGGGCCTTCTACATCAGCGGCCGGGCCGGTGCGCTCGGCGGTGTGCGGGCCGAGACGGCCGCCGCCGCCCTCGGGTTCATCGCCCCGGACGCGGTCGCCGACGGCTGGGACGCCGCCGCCCGGGTCGTCCCGCCGTTCGAGGTGGCCGCCGCGAGCCTCGCCGAATGCTGCCGGTGGGGCGCCCAGCAGCTCGGCCCCCTGCCCGGCACCGAGCGCCTGTCGGCGCTCGTCGAGCGGGCCGTGGTGGCGGCGGAGGCCAGTGGGATGCCGCTCTTCGCCGCGTGGCGGGCCATGCCGCTTCCGGACCTCTCGCCCGGGGCCCGCAGCGCCGCCGGGCTGCGGCTGCTCCGGGAACACTTCACCGGCGCCTACCTGCTGGCGGTACGCGCCGCCGGGATGACCCCGCTGGAGGCCGTGCTGGCCGGGCCGGAGGGCGAGGCCGGGGCGGTGGCCTGCGGCTGGCAGCCGCCGTACCCGCCGATCGGGCCGCTGGTGCGCCGCCGGCTGTGGGCGGAGGCGGTGACCAACCGGTTGGCCGCGCCGGCGTTCACGGCCCTCGGTCCCGCCGACGGCGCGGAGCTTGTGGAGCTGCTGCACCGCACCCGCGTCGAGCTCGGCTGA
- a CDS encoding GNAT family N-acetyltransferase: MTLPAGWTTRRPTLDDVPAILAVVHAADTFAIGHPDFDAEDVAASLTAPHFDRTRDSWLAIDPDDTVVGWATVDNPTAVGREFVEVYVDPVRAAAVRAPLLVRQLDRVAERAAERGLPSLTVRCAVFAPERDWERALRGLGFALVKRYVRMSRPLDDLPDEPAGPSDVTVRPVRPDDEADLVEFHRIYEAAFGDTPDHEPLTYERWRARIGDLTAWDEWFVAEVDGVTVGALQSSDQALDQQSGWVKSLSVLSAYRRRGVGAALLRRAFARYAEKGRRAAGLGVDLTNPTAPLSLYRAVGLRETQWTDMYELSVPAAGV, translated from the coding sequence GTGACCCTTCCCGCTGGTTGGACGACGCGCCGGCCCACCCTCGACGACGTGCCGGCGATCCTCGCGGTGGTGCACGCCGCCGACACCTTCGCCATCGGCCATCCCGACTTCGACGCCGAGGATGTCGCGGCGTCGCTGACCGCCCCCCACTTCGACAGGACCCGGGACTCCTGGCTGGCCATCGACCCGGACGACACAGTTGTCGGCTGGGCGACGGTGGACAACCCGACCGCTGTGGGCCGGGAGTTCGTGGAGGTCTACGTCGATCCGGTACGGGCCGCCGCCGTCCGCGCGCCGTTGCTGGTCCGCCAACTCGACCGGGTCGCCGAGCGCGCCGCCGAGCGAGGGCTGCCGTCGCTCACCGTCCGCTGCGCGGTCTTCGCCCCGGAACGTGACTGGGAACGCGCCCTGCGCGGGCTCGGGTTCGCCCTCGTCAAGCGGTACGTCCGGATGAGCCGGCCGTTGGACGACCTGCCCGACGAGCCGGCCGGGCCGTCGGACGTGACGGTGCGGCCGGTCCGCCCTGACGACGAGGCCGACCTGGTGGAGTTCCACCGGATCTACGAGGCCGCCTTCGGCGACACCCCGGACCACGAGCCGCTGACGTACGAGCGGTGGCGTGCCCGGATCGGCGACCTGACCGCCTGGGACGAGTGGTTCGTCGCCGAGGTGGACGGGGTGACGGTCGGCGCGTTGCAGTCCTCGGATCAGGCGCTCGACCAGCAGTCCGGCTGGGTGAAGAGCCTGTCGGTGCTGTCCGCGTACCGGCGTCGGGGGGTGGGTGCGGCGCTGCTGCGCCGCGCCTTCGCCCGCTACGCCGAGAAGGGTCGGCGGGCGGCCGGCCTGGGCGTCGACCTCACCAACCCGACCGCCCCGCTGTCGCTCTACCGGGCGGTGGGCCTGCGGGAGACCCAGTGGACCGACATGTACGAACTTTCCGTTCCGGCGGCCGGTGTGTGA
- a CDS encoding gamma-glutamylcyclotransferase gives MRHHAAYGSNLDPARMRAYCPHSPMVGTGWLEGWRLTFAGADVIGWEGAVSTLVESPGDRVFVALYDIHPYDAGQLDELEGVTAGTYRKLHVRVSTLDGDVTAWIYVFNGYEGGLPTSWYLSEIANAAEKAGAPDDYVTELRARPTGTASA, from the coding sequence GTGCGTCATCACGCCGCCTACGGCTCAAATCTCGACCCTGCCCGGATGCGCGCCTACTGTCCGCATTCGCCGATGGTGGGCACCGGCTGGCTGGAGGGCTGGCGGCTGACCTTCGCCGGGGCGGACGTGATCGGCTGGGAGGGTGCGGTGAGCACCCTTGTCGAGTCCCCCGGTGACCGGGTCTTCGTGGCGCTCTACGACATCCACCCGTACGACGCGGGCCAGCTCGACGAACTCGAGGGGGTGACTGCCGGCACGTACCGCAAGCTGCACGTGCGGGTCTCCACCCTCGACGGCGACGTGACCGCGTGGATCTACGTCTTCAACGGCTACGAGGGTGGCCTGCCGACCTCGTGGTATCTGTCGGAGATCGCGAACGCCGCCGAGAAGGCGGGCGCCCCGGACGACTACGTCACCGAACTGCGGGCCCGCCCCACCGGCACCGCGTCGGCGTAG